The genomic window TTACCTTGCAATAGCGACATCACATCACTTGCTGGCTGGCCCTGAATATCTTTACCAGAAATACTTACGGTAGATCCTGTACTTAATGTTCTGGTTTTAGTTTGGTAACCGGCAGTTACCTGTACCTCTTTAAGGGTGGTGTTATCACCTTGTAAGGTTAAACTAATCGTAGTACGGTTATTAACCTTAACCGTTTGTGTTATGTAGCTCAGATATTTAAAAGTAATTTCTGCATTCGATGCTACGGTTACCCTAAAACGTCCATCACCATCTGTTTGGCCTAAAACCTTGCCTCCGCTTAAAATGCTCACACCGGGCATGGTTTCTTTCTTTTTCGATTCGCCATCAAAAACTGTCCCTGTAACAGCAATTTGCTGTTGTGCAAAGGCAAGATTATGCAAACCAAAAATCAATAAAATTACTATGCGGTAAAAATACTTCATTGGAAATATATTTTGTTTGGATTTAGTTATTTTCATCAGTCGTTATCAAATTTTGGTTTGTCATTCTTAAACTGGAAGATAATTTCCCAATCGCCCTCCTCGTAGATCTTGAAATTTAAGGCGAGATAACAATGTAATAGTGCAGCTCCGAAGGCTTGTCTGTCAAATCTGAATACTACCCTGGCAGCACCTCCATCAGTTGTAGTATATTTTGTAGGATAGGCAGTTAACGGAATAGGGTAAGCAACATCAAATTTTACTTTAGTAGCATCTTTAACCATATTAAAACCGTGAACCAGGTTACCCCAATCGGTTAGGGCAAATTTATTAGGATCAATCACTTGTGATAAAGTATCAACAAATTTAAAACTGATACTATGGCCAGAATAACCCGGTAATCCTTTTGGCAGTTTATTAAACACTATACGAACATCTGAATTTGACAAAAACTGATTCGTTTTAACCCCTGTTATAAACAGACCTGACGGACTAACAGATGTAACAGTTCCCTGACCAGTAATGGGATCTAAAGGTGATGGCTCATAAGGCCTTTCGCGTAGCGGTATAAGGCGCATATTCTGAAAATACTTTCTACCACCAGTGTTTGACATTTCAACATCAAAGACATAACCAGAATCTGGTTGGGCCTTAATCATGTTTGAATTAGCTTCTGCCCACATTAAAAATTCACCAGAATGCGGACGTACTTCGAAAAGTGGATGGTTCTCAATTACACGCTTGGCTTCAATTTCTGCAAGCGATTTCTCTGTTCCATCGTAAGCTGTTTTCCATACTTTTACAGGATAAAGCTTCGTTAACTCCGGAGCTGGTTCACCACCAAAAGTACGCATGTTCACAATTTTAAAATCTAAAGGCCTGCTAGAGTTCCCATAGGTAAAATTGTTCGTAAATAAAGTATTTCGGCCTAATGTAGGCTGATAAAGATACTGGGTATACTGGCTATCGCTGGCAATAGACAACCTATTATCGGGTAAATTTTTCTTACACGATCCTAGCATGAACATTATACTTGCCAGCATCAGTCCCATACAAAATAAGTATTTATTATTTTTCATCTTCATAAGGCTATTTGTCTAATCTTGCTGTAAATTGATCAAATCCAAAGCTGTGCAACGGGGTTAAGATATTAATCGTTGCATTGTCGGTTTTGATGTTAATTGCATCTGTGCTGGTGGTTACCCAATCGAGTTTTATAGTAGAGCCATACATGTCGCTAAACTCAAGGGAAGTTGCGCCTCCCCCTACATAACCAGAAGCGTTGCCCTGTACTGCTTTTATGTGCATAGGGTAATTAATGCCAACTGCGATGACAGAAATACCATCCAGTGTACTCGTATAAGAACTTGCCGATCTATTCCCCCTAATAATATACTTAGAGAGCATGATTGACAATTCATCCGGGTCGGCTGTAGCTAAGTAGACTGGAGATTTTCCAGTTGCTTTTCTGGTCTGGTTCAAATACTTAATCGAAGCAGCAAAATTCTCATTTACAGGTGCAAATAGTGTTACTTTTTGGTTCGTTAAGGAATCTTTAACTGCGGGTAAGCGATTCAGTACCAATAATAACGAATCGAAAGTATGGGGTTTAGATTTTAAATAATCTACTGCCGAACCTTTGAAAGTTTGTATGGTATTGGTGTAATCGTAATAAGTGGAATCGCTTTTTTTGCAGGCAGTAAAATAAAGGCCCGTTATTGCTAGCAGCAATAATAAACTACGCTCATATAATTTCTTTTTCATCATCTTCTAAATAATTATTGCCAATATGGATTTTGGGTAACCAGCGAATTAGCATTGATTACATCTTGCGATACAGGCCAGTAAATACCACCAGCATCTTCAAATTGCCTGAAAGTAAGTGCGGTACCATTTTTCTTGATAAATGTACCCGTAGCCTTTTTAATCCTGTTATACCTTACAATGTCATACCATCTCCAACCTTCAGCCATTAACTCTCTTCTGCGTTCTTCAAAAATGGCATCAATCAAATCTTTACCAGATGCAGGATCATAAATAATCGGACCTCTTAGATCTGCGGCTTTATTTAAAGCGGCTATAGCTTCAGCCCGTTGCCCTAAAACGGCACATGCCTCGGCTCTAAGCAAGGTAATTTCCTCTATTCGACTAAATAGCATAGTAGAACTAAACAAGGTTAGGTTACCCGATGTCTGTGCGGTATAAATTACCTTGATCTTGTTAAAAATTGGTTGCTCTGAAGTAAAGTTGTAAAAGTAATTTGTACGGTATAAACCATTAACCGGGTTAAAACTGAACCTTAAATCTTTTGGATCTGTAAATATTTTGAGAATACTATCTTTGGTCACAAACATTTCTGGTTGTGCCTTAGGAATAAATGGCGAAGCCAGGGTTAATTGTTCGATATGACCATTAGCCGTTGATAAACCATTTCCTGCCTCAAATGGAAAACCTACAATTACCGTTGCACGCTTAAATGCAAACGGACTATAGTAATTTAAGTTCTCTGTTAAAGCGTCCATTGCAAGATATACAATCCCATTAGAACCGCTCCCGTTAGACTTTGTATAATTATCCAGTACAAATTTGGAATAGTTCGCTGCATCAATGTAGTTGCCTTGCCAGGCGGCAATATGTGCTAAAATGATGTAAGCAGATAATCTGGTAAAGATGTTTCCATTCCAGCTCCCCCAACCTGCGCCGTAGTAAAGCCCAGGAAGAATAGGATCGTCGCCACCATATTTGAAAGGAACCACCTGGGCCGCAGCCAATAATTCACTAGTTGCAAACTGTAAAACCTTGTCTTTATTCGTTCTTGGTACTTTAATAAAATCACCATCATGAGAAGAAGTTAACAGGGGCACATCACCCCAAATCCTAACCATATAGAAATAGGCGAATGCTCTTAATATTCTGGCCTGTGCAATATCTACATTGTTATTGATTGATGTATAACGCGAATCTAAAGGTACAATTCGATTAGAACGCTCAATGAAAAGACTTGCTGCATTAATTACAGCGTAAAATCTACGCCAGTTGGTAATTCTGTTAATAACAGGATACTGTGCATTGAGTTGTCCTGACACTATAGATTTAAGATCCGATCTGTTCGTAATGGTAAAATCGCCTTGTCTTAAATCGCCCATTAACCAATGCGTATTATCAGAAACCGTAGCAGAACGCATCAAGCCATATATAGATGATAAGTTTGCCCTGGCATCCTCTAATGTTTTCCAGTTGGTTTCTTCTGTCGCTAATCTTATTGATTCTACATCCTCAATTTTCTTACAGGAGAAATTGCCAATACCAATTAAGATTATTGCTAAAGTAAGCGCAACCTTTTGGCAGATACTAATTTTATAATTAGAATATTTCATAATATAAATGGTCATATTTTATAAATCCAGTTTGAAGCCTAAAACAAATGTGCGTGGGATGGTGATATTTGCACCATCGTAAATCCCATTGTAATTGATCAGCTCTGGATCAGTACCCGAAAAATTAGTCAATGTAAACAAGTTTAAAGCGGTAGCATATAAATAAGCTCTTCTAAATTTCCCACCTGCTTTTTTAAAGAACCCTGCTTTACTGAAATCGTACCCAAGGGTAATAGATCTTAATTTTACGTAAGATGCACTTTCCAAAAACAGGTCTTGATCAGCACGATAAGGATCTACGGGGCTCCATGGATTGTATATAGGATAGCTTTTTTCGCTATCGATAGATTGCCAGGAAGAAACTTCTTTAACCGAGTTGATATCATTTCCAGCTTCGCGGTTTACAAAACCATAGCGGGTAGCCTCGTATTGGTTTATGGCTTTCTGGCCTACAGCAAAAATGAAATTGAAGTTTAGATCAAACCCTTTATATGCTACCGTATTGTTCCATCCACCTACAAATTGTGGCAATCTGTCACCGGTTAATACCTTATCTTTATTGTCGATTTTGTTATCACCATTATAATCAACCCATTTTGGATCGCCCGCTTTAATCGGGATACCATTAAAAGTTCTGCCGATTGGTACTTCTCCGTCTGTATTGTAAATACCTTCATTGGTATACAACCAATAACTTCCAACTGATTTTCCTACCGCTAACTTGTTATCATTCTGGTATATCAATTCATTTAAACCTTCTGGTAAAGCCGATAGTTTATTTTTGTTATAACTAAGGTTTAAACCTGTGCTCCAGTTAAAGCCGTCTGCCTGCTGTAAAACAGTTCCGTTAACCAAAAGCTCAATACCTTTATTATTGATATCCATACCCGATTTATATTGGGTAGAGTATCCTGTTTCTACTGCTACGGGTAAACCAACTACATTATTTTTATCCTCACGATTATACAACGTTACAGCAGCATTGATACGGCTATTTAAAAATGACCCGTCTAAAGTTAAACTTGTTCTTTCAGCAAATGGTAAACTAATATTATAACCAATAAAACCACTATTATATGGCCGGTTAATACCCAGTAAGCCACCATAACCTGGAATAGTTGGTTCTTCTTCCCATCCATTTTCCGAACGGTACTGAGGTCCTGCCGCAAAACGGTCATCCTGAAAAACTCTTAAATTTCTGCCCCATGAAGCACTTAAATGTAAGGCATCAATCCCTCTATTTTGTTTTAAGAATTGTTCCTTTAAATTCCAGTTTACATTAAATGCTGGTGTAGTTACCCAACGACTGTCAGGTTGCCCGTTAGATGCCCCATCTCTCCTAAGCAAAGCGCTTAGTGTTAATAAATTTTTATACGAATATTTAGCTGAGCCATAAAACGACATTAGATTATTTCGTTCCTTATCTATATATCTGAATACGTAAAAATCATTTTTAGCCAATACGTTCAGGTAATCGGGGTTATCAAACCCATCAACAGTTAACCTCGCATCTACAAAAGATAACTTTACATAGTCATTTGGACCATTATATGCTCTGGCGTAATTGTATTTATAAGTGTCGCCCTGTAAACTTTGGCCGATTTCAAAATCAACAACATGATTTTTATTAATGTCATATTTATAGCTAATGTTATTATTGAGGGCAGCCCTTTGGCTATAACCAAAATAATTTGAAATATAACTAATACCAGCCAACAAAGTAGATGGGATAAAATAATCTCTAATACCCTCATTATAATTAAATACCCCACTAGTAGTAATAACAAACTTATTTACCTTCGCCGTTAGCGATAAGTTACCATTCAATACAGTTGAGCGGTTGTTATCAACGTTTCTATTGTTTTCATTTAAATAAAAAGCGTAAGAATCGGCATTTGGCGACAGTGGGCTGCTTAAATCGGGAATGTAACGTGTTTCTGCAAAACGATCACGTAAACTTTTGTTTCGGGTACGGTCTAAGCGGGCCGTATTAACAGTGCTCGACATGGTAAGCCATTTAAAAGGAGCCATATTGATACCAAAAAACAAATTGTAACGGTTAATATCAGTATTATCAGCATTACCAGCATTTTTTGTTCCTGAACCAAAGAACCTGAAATTTGCCCTTTCTGATCCACCGGTAATACCTAAATCAGCAGAAAAAGTTGGTGAGTTCTGATAATATAAATCAGTCCAGTTAGATGGCCCAAAATAAGCTACGTTGGTAGAATCACGTAAATAGGACGCTGGTTTACCAGTTGGATTGTATTTTTGATAAAACTGGTTTCTAAAATTATTTTCGTAAACACCATTAACGGTATTTACCATTGGGGCTGTTATATAGCCAAAATAAGTGTTTAAGCTGATATCCCTTAGCCCAGCCTTCGCGTTTTTCGTAGTAATATAAATCGCGCCGTTAGCTGCATTAGGACCAAGTTTGGCCAATTCATACGGATCTTTAATAACAGTAATTGATTGGATATTATTGATATCTACCTGCGATAATAGATTGGTAGCTGGTCCAATCCTATTGTAATCGTACTTTTGAACATCAAATGCAAAAGGATTATCTGCTACTAAGGGCACACCATTTAAATAGATAGCCGGTTGTAAAGCATAAATGTCTTTTTTGTTGAAAAGCAAACCTGATGCACCTTGTATAATAATACTTTGTTCGGTTCCGGGCTCACCATTTGGTTCCTGTACATAAACTCCCGCTAAATTGCCTTTAATAATTTGTTGTAACGAAAGATTTGGAACTGGTGCTGAAGAGCGGATGTTAACCGTATCACGTACTGCTTTGAATTTCTGTAATGCTTTCATCATCTGACCAATGGTATCGGTCTTGATCGAAAAAGTGGATGGATCTCTTTTAGCTTTGGTAGTATCCTGCTGAAAAGCATAATAACTGCCATTAGCCGTCTTAAGCCATGCCCCGTGAGCATATAAAGATTGTGATCCAAAAACAGATAAAAACAAGGCAATACAAACGCTTGTATAAATTTTAACCATTTTATTAGTTTAATTAAAAGTTTAAGTGTTTAAAGAAGAAACTCGATTGTTAAAATGCAATTAAGAAATTGCCTCTATTTGAGATTTTTGGGCAAAGCAATGCCTGAAGACAAAAAGTAAATTTTTTGATCATGGAGTGTGGTTTAGGATGTTTAGTATTAATTCTTAAAGCAATATATATTACCCAGAATGATTAGTTTTTGTTTGTTTGCTTGTTCTACCTTGGTTAGAGGTCTAATTATTTTATTTGTTAATTATTTTCCTGTTAGTTTAACAGTCTTTTTGCTCGTAATACTGAAATAAAATATCGGCTCGTTATTATTTGGTAATGCAAGATATATATTAAGCAAAGGCAATTTTTATTTTTCTTAACGCAAACGTTTGCCTAAAAAAAGGAGTAAAATAAGATCATATGGTTATTAATTGCTTAAGCACAAGCTACTAAGAAGTAGATTTCTACCCTTACATTAGAAAATATTCTTTTCGATAATAAAACTTACCAGCAAAACCTAAAAACAACATTTACATGCTGTTCAAAAATTAACTTATACCAACCACATTTTGATTAATTACAAGTATTAAGACGCTCCAATATCACTAAAATTGTATTAGAAAAAAGACGCCAGTTAAATTGAGCGCAAACGTTTGTTTTTTTTCAAAAAACATAGTTTAAATAGCATTAAAGCATTTTTTAATCTAGAAAAAGTACACCCAGCTTATGAGTTCCCATCTGATTACCTGTTATTTTCGCCAAAATTTACACAACAATTAAAAATTATCGATCACAAATAAAAAGCACAAAGAATACTGTAAAACATAAATCGTTTAACTAGCCTTATGGCATAGAAATCTGCCACAAAAAAATCGGTCATAGAAGCACAGCGTACCATTAATGAGATTGCCGGATTGAATATTAACCTGTAAAAAAAGCCTTACCAAAAATTTGGCAAGGCTATACTAATAAATTTATTTTTTAATTACCAAGCCAGATTTTGCACCAGGTGAATTAGACTGAAGATCAAAAAATAAAAACGTAAAAAGCTATACAAGTATATATGTTAAATTAAATACCGACCAAACCATAACCATTGCAGCAGCAGGTAATATAAATTCAAATTTGTGCCATCAACCATAACATTAGCATACCCTAAATATTGCCAACACCTCTTTAACTCAAAATACTATTCAATACAGCCTCTGATGCAGCTTCGCAAAAATCTATTCCGGAATAATCAGGGTTATAACCACCAATGTACGGAACGGCCATTATGTAGATTCTTTCATTCACCTGCCCCGCTTCATTAACCACCTGAAAATGATCGTTGATGGTGATACCAGACACAGTTAAAAAGTAAGTATTTTCTTTCCTTATCACTAAATCATTACTTTTCATTTCTGCTTTTCCGTTCTCAGCAGACTGGAACTGCAACATGGCTGGACTAACCGTTCCATTATTAATTAGGCTTTTAAAAGGGAAATCGTTAAAAGAAAGATGCGGTTGACCAACACAATCGATAAAGGTATCGAAGTGAACCGTTGTTTTACCATCCCCTACTTTATAGTGGTAATCTGCACCGCCTGTTTTTAAAGGTTCTACTTCAGCATCGTCTCCAACAGCAACAATACTTAAAACACCTGCATCATGTAGTGCCAGTAATTCTCTGCATGAACTTTGGGGTACAAATGCAATTACAATCGAAATGAGGGGCATTAATACTTTTTGAAGCCGCTCCATATCTTCGGCAGAAAGGTATTTTGCGGGGTAGTTCATGGCAAAACTTAAAACGGCTAGGGCTTCTTTCCAATAAATAGATTTCCGCTTTTCTATAGATTTTTCGGCCTCTTCATATTCTTGCCTAAAAAGATCAAAAGGTTCCATTTTTTCCCTGAAACGCATCATGGCCTCCACAAATCCTTCCAGATTCATTGCTTTGATCTGCTCATAAAAAGCCGGATCTTTTTCAATAAACATTTCCTTGAAATTCTTTTCAAATACAAAATCCAAAGGTAAAAACCCTCCGTTCTCGGCTATACTCGCGTGAATTTCGGCCTTGCTGAGCGTTTCTTCCTTTCCTAAATGCGAATCTTCCAGATGAAAGCGAATAGCAGGTAATAAACCATTACGTGAATGCATTACCATTTTAAATCCCTTGCTTTCTAAATGATAGGCGTAGGTTCCATCTTCATTGTCTGTAAACTTTCCATTTTGCCTGGCCAGCGTTCTTAAGGCATCAATCGCCGTTAATGATGAACCCATAATGCCAACAGCGTGGTTAAGTTTTAACGCTATTTTTTTAGGTGGGTAAGGAGAATCGAAATAATTGGGAATCCTGCCCTCATATTTTTTAGGCCAATTGTGCCCGGTACAAATAATAACCTGATCGAAATAAAGTTTATCATGGTTTTGAATACATACGGCTACTGTATTGTCATCCGAAGTATCAATAATATCTTCTACAATGCAATTTAAGTGGACATTAGTTTTGATTCCTTTTTTAGCCGCAGTTATTTTCAAAAGATTAAACTGAGCAGATAAGTATTCACCAAAAAATAGCCTGGGCAATACTTTGTATTCGTTAAATTTCTCTTCATTAATATTAAACTTTTTTAAAATACTTTTTGGAGCAATTTTCACCCAATCTTCAATGGAGTTGAAGATGACCGGAATTTCGTTGTCTGATACATTTGTAATATGTTCTACATTAGCCCCTTCGGCACTATAAGGCATACCTGCCCCCAAATATTTTTTGCGTTCGAAGATATCTATTTCAAAGTTGGCGGCTTTAGCTTCCGTTAATCTTTTATACATGAAAAGGCCACTTGGCCCGCCGCCTATAATAGCGATTTTCTTTTTTGCTTTTTTAATATCCATTTATCGCTGTGATAATTTATTTGGTTAAAACGAAGGTAAACACCACACTCATCCGTTCATATAATCTTAAAAAAGCGAAATTGTTTTAGATCGACGGAAAATGTAGAAAGGATAATGGAATTGAAAAGATCTCTCCTCCGAAGAAGTTCCTTTGGAACACTCCGCGTTGCTTCGGTCGAGATGACGATTTTTCTACTGAAGTCTATCTTGCTTTTAGTCTTTGGAAATGAATGTCAGTATTCCATGGGGTGTGGTAGTCCCGCTATTCGTTCCAGCCGATGAAGAATCGGCATTCACTGCTATCGGGTTTATAATGAAAGGTTTGTGCTACATGATCACCAGCTTTGTGTTCTCCGCGCCTTCCTCTTCGTGTTCTTTGTGGTTAAAAGAAGATGTAAAATCACAAACCAATTCTGATCAACGCTGTTAAAAGAAATGGCAATCAATTAAATATGGACGAACAGCAACCTAAACTATACATGCTTTTATTGGGATCGAAAGCACCGAAAAGAAATGTAGAACAGCACGATTATTTTTTTGGCATTGCCCATTCGATTAAAGCGCTTGTTCCTGAAATTAAAGCTTTTTGGCCCGAAGCAGGAGCCAGTATCCATATAGATGGCTGGCGGGAAGTGACTAAGGTGGATAATTATGAAATCAACATTAAATTAAGAGAGAACCATACTACCCTTTCTGCTAGTAAATTATTTTTTATCAACCTTGGCGGCTACCAATCGAATCAACTATACGAACAACATTATATTGTTTTATCTGTACATGATGAGAGGGCCAAGGCTATACAGGAGGCAAAAAAAACGGTATTCTTTAAAACCAATTCGATAAAAGGCGCCAATGCCCACATCGATGAAAAGTATGGTATTGATGTAGACGATATTTATAAAATTGAAGATATTTTAAGCGAAGAATCGAAACAAAAATACCATATCGAAATAAAAACATCTTCAGGCGATTTACCTGAAGATGAAATTCATTTGGGCTATCTTAAACTGGATAAACTTTAATAGCATTATTTTTTTGACAGTTTTTTTAACCATGTCACTACATCAGCTGCTGCTTTATCATTTTCGAAACCCATTTCTTTTGGTAAACGTCCGTTAACATATTCGTCGTACAACCATGGGTCTGCAATGGCGATTACTGTTCCTTTACCATATTTAGCCGAAGCAATAACTGTCGCATTAGCCGCATTTTTCAAAACCGGTTTTGCAGCATTCTTGGTTTCAATAGCGCAAACATCTTTCATAAATATTTTTTGCGCCGTTTTAAATACAGGATTGTTTTTAGTTGAAATAGCACCGTCTTCAAAATGTTTATCATCAATAACATGATTTTGCATTTCGTTAGTAAAATGCATACCAAATACATTGGCTAATTTATTAAAGTGCGGCAACTCTACATTTGCACTATCATTGGCAAACATCACCAATACGCCTCCTTGTTTTACCCATGCAGAAATTTCGGTGATATCTGCCGCCTGTATATAATTTGGTTTTGGATTTTCTTTTGGTCGATCAGGATCTACAATTAGATATACATCAGTTCCTTTTAACTTGGCTGCAGTAGGAGCCGTTTCTAAAGAATCTAACTTAAAGCCTTGTTTCTTAAAGATGTTTCCTAAAATAAAGAAATTTCCATAATCGCTTTTGCCCCATAAATAATGAAAACGCTCTACCTCTCCAGCTTTATTTTTTCGGGTTTCGCGATTAAAAAAATAATCTAAAGTAACGGTTTGTGCACTCGCCAGAACAGATGAGCAGATTAAAATAGAAAGTGTGCAAACTCTAAAAAGCATTTTCATAATATATATCGGGTTAAATTGTAAATATCAATAACCCAAAAGTATAAAATTTAACTATAATCAAATTGCGATAATCAACCGCTATGGGTATAATTAACTGCAAAACTTACTCCATATCAAACTAAATTGATTTACCATAACAAAAAAATAGCATAAGACTATTCAACTTAACCGTTTAGAGCCAGTGCAGGTAATCTTGTTCTCCATCATTCTTTTTCTTGTTTACTTTAAGGCGCTTTTTGTACAAAGCCACTAAAAAGAAAGCAATTATCAGAAAGGTAGCTCCTATCTGCGCTATATTTTCTAAATCGAGATCGAACATATCGTTTGTTTTATAGGTTTATCTATTAATTTACCCTTACCTGTTCTCCTTTCGCCGTTATGGCCACCGGGCTACTCGCCATAAATCCCTGAGGGATTTTAGGTTCTATCCAGGTAGATTTAGGCGGCAAAAACTCACCCTTTTCTGCAGCAGTAATAAATGCATCGGCTGTCATCGGAAAAAGAGAAAAACCAATTGATGTTCCATCATGATTCAACCCAGCAAGAAATTGAGACCATTTACAATCCGGAAAGCAGACGAGTCTTTCGTCTGCTTTTGGTTTATTGATGCCCAGCACAGTTGACAGAATTTTATCTTGTAAAATCACCGTATCTGGCACTTCTGACAATGCAATAGAAGCTTTATTTAAATCCAGCTGATACCATTCGCCTTTAAAAAAAAGGCCTAACCTATTCTTCTGATCAGGTTTATAAGCTTTATTATTGGGGATTTTTGAGATATAATAATATGCTTTCAGTTTTTCCATCAGCAGCGAATAAGAAATATCTACACCAGAAACCATTCTATGAAAGGCACCTATCGAAATTACATCTGCAGAAACAAATAGCGAACTGATCTGCTGAGCTGTGTTTTTCTGCAACGAACAGGCTGCTTCCAAACGATGATGACCATCGGCAAGGTAAACCGCATGAAGTTCCATAAACGCTTCACCAAATTTTTCAATAACATCTTCTTCCAAAACCTGATAAAGAAAATGTCCCATCTGCGACCATTCGCTTGCCAAAGGTTTACGTGTACGCACCACAAAATCAATAAGCGCATCTAAAGTTTTATCTTTTTTATGGACCAATAAGATTGGCGATTTTTGCGTTGTTTTATTTTTACGATCTATTTTAAGTGATTCTACTTTCGAGGATACCGTTTCCTCGTGCCTTTTAATTGCATTTACCGGTGTTTGAGAGAGATCGGTAGCTGCCCAAATCCCCCTCATTACACCAAATTCGCTACGGAACTCGTAAACATAAATAGCAGGCCGATCTTCCAAAGGACATCCGAATAGGTTAAGCAGGTCTTCAAACGACAGCTGCTCATTTTTATGCACCTTACCGTTTACCTGATCAGAAATCATCAGATCAAAGATGTCTTTACCTGGCTGTAATGCCTTTAATGGTGAGATTTTTATCATCGTTTAACGGATTATTCGAGTTCAAGAACTGTTCTATCACTATATATTTTTTCAAAGCTGGCCATTGCGTTTACCAATGCTTCAACGCTCGATAATGGAAGCGCATTGTAAAGCGAAGCCCTAAATCCACCAACTGTTCTATAGCCTTTTATGCCTACAATTCCCTGATCTACTGCAAATTTTAAAAATTCGGTCTCTACCTCTTTGTTAATGGCTAAGAAAGTAACGTTCATTCGAGAACGATGATCAACATCGGCCGTACCGTAAAAAAGCGGATTCCGGTCTATTTCGGCATATAATAATTTTGCCTTTTCTATATTTCTTTGTTCTATTCCACTAACACCACCTTGGTCTTTAAGCCACAATAAATTAAGCATGGCCACATAAATAGAAAAAACTGGCGGTGTATTGTACATGCTCATATTATCGCGAAATACCCGATAATCCAACATTGATGGGATTTCCTTTTTTGCCTGATCAAGAAATTCATTTTTAGCAATAACGAGTGTCATCCCCGCCG from Flavobacterium sp. W4I14 includes these protein-coding regions:
- a CDS encoding TonB-linked SusC/RagA family outer membrane protein (product_source=TIGR04056; cleavage_site_network=SignalP-noTM; ko=KO:K21573; pfam=PF07715; superfamily=56935; tigrfam=TIGR04056; transmembrane_helix_parts=Inside_1_6,TMhelix_7_29,Outside_30_997), with the translated sequence MVKIYTSVCIALFLSVFGSQSLYAHGAWLKTANGSYYAFQQDTTKAKRDPSTFSIKTDTIGQMMKALQKFKAVRDTVNIRSSAPVPNLSLQQIIKGNLAGVYVQEPNGEPGTEQSIIIQGASGLLFNKKDIYALQPAIYLNGVPLVADNPFAFDVQKYDYNRIGPATNLLSQVDINNIQSITVIKDPYELAKLGPNAANGAIYITTKNAKAGLRDISLNTYFGYITAPMVNTVNGVYENNFRNQFYQKYNPTGKPASYLRDSTNVAYFGPSNWTDLYYQNSPTFSADLGITGGSERANFRFFGSGTKNAGNADNTDINRYNLFFGINMAPFKWLTMSSTVNTARLDRTRNKSLRDRFAETRYIPDLSSPLSPNADSYAFYLNENNRNVDNNRSTVLNGNLSLTAKVNKFVITTSGVFNYNEGIRDYFIPSTLLAGISYISNYFGYSQRAALNNNISYKYDINKNHVVDFEIGQSLQGDTYKYNYARAYNGPNDYVKLSFVDARLTVDGFDNPDYLNVLAKNDFYVFRYIDKERNNLMSFYGSAKYSYKNLLTLSALLRRDGASNGQPDSRWVTTPAFNVNWNLKEQFLKQNRGIDALHLSASWGRNLRVFQDDRFAAGPQYRSENGWEEEPTIPGYGGLLGINRPYNSGFIGYNISLPFAERTSLTLDGSFLNSRINAAVTLYNREDKNNVVGLPVAVETGYSTQYKSGMDINNKGIELLVNGTVLQQADGFNWSTGLNLSYNKNKLSALPEGLNELIYQNDNKLAVGKSVGSYWLYTNEGIYNTDGEVPIGRTFNGIPIKAGDPKWVDYNGDNKIDNKDKVLTGDRLPQFVGGWNNTVAYKGFDLNFNFIFAVGQKAINQYEATRYGFVNREAGNDINSVKEVSSWQSIDSEKSYPIYNPWSPVDPYRADQDLFLESASYVKLRSITLGYDFSKAGFFKKAGGKFRRAYLYATALNLFTLTNFSGTDPELINYNGIYDGANITIPRTFVLGFKLDL
- a CDS encoding putative NAD(P)/FAD-binding protein YdhS (product_source=COG4529; cath_funfam=3.50.50.60; cog=COG4529; pfam=PF13454; superfamily=51735,51905), encoding MDIKKAKKKIAIIGGGPSGLFMYKRLTEAKAANFEIDIFERKKYLGAGMPYSAEGANVEHITNVSDNEIPVIFNSIEDWVKIAPKSILKKFNINEEKFNEYKVLPRLFFGEYLSAQFNLLKITAAKKGIKTNVHLNCIVEDIIDTSDDNTVAVCIQNHDKLYFDQVIICTGHNWPKKYEGRIPNYFDSPYPPKKIALKLNHAVGIMGSSLTAIDALRTLARQNGKFTDNEDGTYAYHLESKGFKMVMHSRNGLLPAIRFHLEDSHLGKEETLSKAEIHASIAENGGFLPLDFVFEKNFKEMFIEKDPAFYEQIKAMNLEGFVEAMMRFREKMEPFDLFRQEYEEAEKSIEKRKSIYWKEALAVLSFAMNYPAKYLSAEDMERLQKVLMPLISIVIAFVPQSSCRELLALHDAGVLSIVAVGDDAEVEPLKTGGADYHYKVGDGKTTVHFDTFIDCVGQPHLSFNDFPFKSLINNGTVSPAMLQFQSAENGKAEMKSNDLVIRKENTYFLTVSGITINDHFQVVNEAGQVNERIYIMAVPYIGGYNPDYSGIDFCEAASEAVLNSILS
- a CDS encoding hypothetical protein (product_source=Hypo-rule applied; cath_funfam=3.50.100.10; pfam=PF07566; superfamily=56784); translated protein: MDEQQPKLYMLLLGSKAPKRNVEQHDYFFGIAHSIKALVPEIKAFWPEAGASIHIDGWREVTKVDNYEINIKLRENHTTLSASKLFFINLGGYQSNQLYEQHYIVLSVHDERAKAIQEAKKTVFFKTNSIKGANAHIDEKYGIDVDDIYKIEDILSEESKQKYHIEIKTSSGDLPEDEIHLGYLKLDKL